A genomic stretch from Erwinia sp. E_sp_B01_1 includes:
- the hemL gene encoding glutamate-1-semialdehyde 2,1-aminomutase, with product MSKSENLYAQAQQYIPGGVNSPVRAFSGVGGVPLFIERADGAYLYDADGKAYVDYVGSWGPMVLGHNHPAIRNAVIEAAERGLSFGAPTEMEVKMAQLVTTLVPTMDMVRMVNSGTEATMSAIRLARGFTHRDKIIKFEGCYHGHADCLLVKAGSGALTLGQPDSPGVPADFAKHTLTCTYNDLDSVRAAFEQYPHEIACIIVEPVAGNMNCIPPHDDFLPGLRALCDEFGALFIIDEVMTGFRVALAGAQAHYGVKPDLTCLGKIIGGGMPVGAFGGRRDVMEALAPTGPVYQAGTLSGNPIAMAAGFACLSEIAKPGSHDKLTALTTQLAEGLLAAAKETGIPLVVNHVGGMFGIFFTSAASVSSYQDVSGCDVERFKKFFHLMLEEGIYLAPSAFEAGFMSLAHSEQDIDNTIAAARRSFAKLA from the coding sequence ATGAGTAAGTCTGAAAACCTGTATGCTCAGGCACAGCAATATATCCCCGGTGGCGTAAACTCCCCGGTGCGCGCCTTTAGCGGCGTTGGCGGTGTACCGCTCTTTATCGAACGTGCTGATGGCGCCTACTTATACGATGCCGACGGCAAAGCGTATGTCGACTACGTTGGCTCCTGGGGGCCGATGGTGCTGGGTCATAACCACCCTGCCATCCGCAATGCGGTGATTGAGGCCGCTGAACGCGGTCTGAGCTTTGGCGCGCCTACCGAGATGGAAGTCAAAATGGCGCAGCTGGTCACCACGCTGGTGCCAACCATGGATATGGTCCGTATGGTCAACTCAGGCACCGAAGCCACCATGAGCGCAATTCGCCTGGCACGTGGCTTCACCCATCGTGACAAGATCATTAAGTTTGAAGGCTGCTATCACGGTCATGCCGACTGCCTGCTGGTTAAAGCGGGTTCCGGTGCACTGACGCTGGGCCAGCCTGACTCTCCGGGCGTTCCGGCAGATTTCGCTAAACATACCCTGACCTGCACGTACAACGACCTCGACTCTGTGCGGGCGGCCTTCGAACAGTATCCGCACGAGATTGCCTGTATTATCGTTGAGCCGGTCGCAGGCAACATGAACTGCATTCCACCGCATGACGATTTCCTGCCTGGTCTGCGTGCGCTGTGTGATGAGTTCGGCGCGCTGTTTATCATTGATGAAGTGATGACCGGCTTCCGTGTCGCACTGGCCGGGGCTCAGGCGCATTACGGCGTGAAGCCCGATCTGACCTGTCTGGGCAAAATCATCGGCGGCGGTATGCCTGTGGGTGCATTTGGTGGCCGTCGTGACGTGATGGAAGCGCTGGCACCAACCGGCCCTGTTTACCAGGCGGGTACGCTCTCAGGTAACCCTATTGCTATGGCCGCCGGTTTTGCCTGCCTGAGCGAGATTGCCAAACCCGGCAGCCACGACAAGCTGACAGCGCTGACAACCCAACTGGCTGAAGGTCTGCTGGCCGCGGCGAAAGAGACTGGCATTCCCCTGGTGGTGAATCACGTTGGGGGGATGTTCGGGATCTTCTTCACCTCAGCAGCATCCGTGAGCAGTTATCAGGATGTGTCCGGGTGCGACGTGGAACGCTTTAAAAAGTTCTTCCACCTGATGCTGGAAGAGGGAATTTACCTGGCCCCTTCTGCCTTTGAGGCTGGCTTTATGTCTCTGGCCCACAGCGAGCAGGACATTGACAACACCATTGCCGCTGCGCGTCGTAGCTTTGCTAAGCTGGCCTGA
- the fhuB gene encoding Fe(3+)-hydroxamate ABC transporter permease FhuB, with the protein MKTVSRFPVILLSLLLLAALGLTWINFSHHLPVSQWRETLVAANPDNVDQMVFHYSLLPRLTLSLLVGAGLGLVGLLFQQVLRNPLAEPATLGVASGAQLGLTIVTLWSLPGDLFTQQIASMVGAIAVGLIVFGIAWGKRLSPVTLILAGLVMSLYCGAVNQVLGLFNHERLQSMFLWSTGTLNQMDWHGVSFIWPKLLAGFVLSLMLLRPMKLMGLDDGVARNLGLALSAARLLVLALAIVLSAQLVNAAGIIGFIGLFSPLLAKMLGARRLLSRLLLAPLIGMLLLWLADQVVIWLTDNWREVSTGTATAIIGSPLLLWLLPRLRTAAVPPAMNQGDHVPVERHHVWGWAIAGGVALLVMSVIALSLGRDAQGWSWVSGDLFSQLVPWRLPRLVAAIATGMILGVAGCIVQRLTGNPMASPEVLGISSGAAFGVVIMLFLVPGDAFGWLLPAGSIGAAVTLFIITVVGGRGGFSPERMLLAGMALSTAFATLLLMLLASGDPRMANLMTWLSGSTYSIDAAQAWRTVIITVVLLALVPFCRRWLTVLPLGGETARSLGVALKPSRFALLLLAAALTAAATLTIGPLSFIGLMAPHIVRMLGFRRAMPQLIMAALMGGLLMALADWCGRMVAFPNQIPAGLLATFIGAPYFVYLLRKV; encoded by the coding sequence ATGAAAACCGTCTCCCGTTTCCCTGTTATTTTACTGTCATTACTGCTGCTTGCCGCTCTTGGCCTGACCTGGATTAACTTCAGCCATCATCTTCCGGTTTCGCAATGGCGTGAAACGCTCGTGGCGGCGAATCCCGATAATGTTGACCAGATGGTGTTTCATTACAGCCTGCTGCCACGCCTGACGCTCTCTCTGCTGGTGGGCGCGGGACTGGGGCTGGTAGGGCTGCTGTTTCAGCAAGTATTGCGTAATCCTCTGGCCGAGCCGGCAACGCTGGGCGTGGCTTCAGGTGCGCAGCTGGGACTGACGATCGTCACGCTCTGGAGCCTGCCTGGCGATCTTTTTACTCAGCAAATTGCCTCGATGGTGGGGGCTATTGCGGTGGGGCTGATTGTCTTTGGCATCGCCTGGGGGAAACGTCTCTCGCCTGTGACCCTGATCCTGGCGGGTCTGGTAATGTCACTTTATTGCGGCGCGGTAAATCAGGTGCTTGGCCTGTTTAATCATGAGCGTCTGCAAAGCATGTTTCTGTGGAGCACCGGCACCCTGAACCAGATGGACTGGCATGGCGTCAGCTTTATCTGGCCAAAACTGCTGGCAGGGTTTGTATTGTCACTGATGCTTTTACGGCCCATGAAGCTGATGGGGCTGGATGATGGCGTGGCCCGCAATCTGGGGCTGGCCTTGTCGGCTGCCCGTCTGCTGGTACTGGCGCTGGCTATCGTGCTCAGCGCCCAACTGGTGAATGCGGCGGGCATTATCGGGTTTATCGGTCTGTTCTCGCCGCTGCTGGCAAAAATGCTGGGTGCGCGGCGTCTGCTCAGCCGTCTGCTGCTGGCCCCCTTGATCGGCATGCTGCTGTTATGGCTGGCGGATCAGGTGGTGATCTGGCTGACCGATAACTGGCGGGAAGTGTCTACCGGCACGGCAACGGCCATTATCGGTTCGCCGTTGCTGCTGTGGTTACTGCCCCGACTGCGTACTGCCGCCGTCCCTCCTGCGATGAACCAGGGCGATCATGTGCCGGTAGAGCGTCATCATGTGTGGGGATGGGCCATTGCCGGTGGTGTGGCACTGCTGGTGATGTCTGTGATTGCACTGAGTCTTGGGCGCGATGCCCAGGGCTGGAGCTGGGTGTCAGGCGATCTCTTCAGCCAGCTTGTTCCCTGGCGGTTGCCTCGCCTGGTCGCGGCGATTGCTACCGGCATGATCCTTGGCGTTGCTGGCTGCATTGTACAACGTCTTACCGGTAACCCCATGGCGAGCCCGGAAGTGCTGGGAATCAGTTCCGGGGCGGCTTTTGGGGTAGTAATTATGCTGTTCCTGGTGCCGGGTGATGCGTTTGGCTGGCTGTTACCTGCCGGCAGCATCGGGGCGGCAGTGACCCTGTTCATCATCACCGTGGTGGGGGGCAGAGGGGGATTCTCGCCTGAACGTATGTTACTGGCCGGGATGGCACTGAGTACGGCCTTTGCCACCCTGCTGTTGATGCTGCTGGCCAGTGGCGATCCGCGTATGGCGAACCTGATGACCTGGCTTTCAGGATCGACTTACAGCATTGATGCCGCTCAGGCGTGGCGGACAGTAATCATCACCGTAGTTCTGCTGGCGCTGGTACCGTTTTGCCGCCGCTGGCTGACAGTGCTGCCACTGGGCGGGGAAACGGCGCGTTCGCTGGGGGTGGCATTAAAACCCTCCCGCTTTGCCCTGTTGCTGCTGGCTGCTGCACTCACGGCTGCGGCTACGCTGACCATCGGTCCTTTAAGCTTTATTGGGTTGATGGCCCCGCATATTGTTCGCATGCTTGGCTTCCGTCGTGCGATGCCGCAACTGATTATGGCGGCTTTGATGGGCGGTCTGCTGATGGCGTTAGCAGACTGGTGTGGCCGGATGGTAGCTTTCCCGAATCAGATCCCGGCGGGGCTGCTGGCTACCTTTATCGGCGCACCTTACTTCGTTTATCTGCTGCGGAAGGTGTAA
- the fhuC gene encoding Fe3+-hydroxamate ABC transporter ATP-binding protein FhuC — protein sequence MSPPHTTETTFSLDNASFTVPGRTLLQPLSLTFPAGKVCGLIGHNGSGKSTLLKLLGRHQAASEGQVHLNGKAIADWQSKAFAREVAYLPQQLPPAEGMTVRELVSMGRYPWHGALGRYGAEDRERVEEAISLVGLKPFALRLVDSLSGGERQRAWIAMLVAQNSRCLLLDEPTSALDIAHQVEVLALIQRLSRERGLTVIAVLHDINMASRYCDHLVALRGGGMIAQGDAAAIMQASVLDEIYGIPMGILPHPNGGAPVSFVY from the coding sequence ATGTCTCCTCCGCATACTACAGAAACCACCTTCTCACTTGATAATGCCTCGTTTACCGTACCGGGCAGGACGTTATTGCAGCCGCTGTCCCTGACCTTTCCCGCCGGGAAAGTCTGTGGACTGATTGGTCACAATGGCTCCGGAAAATCGACGCTACTGAAACTACTGGGCAGGCATCAGGCGGCCTCTGAGGGTCAGGTGCATCTGAATGGCAAGGCGATTGCCGACTGGCAAAGTAAAGCTTTCGCGCGTGAAGTGGCTTATCTGCCGCAGCAACTTCCCCCTGCCGAAGGGATGACGGTGCGGGAGCTGGTGTCAATGGGTCGCTATCCCTGGCACGGCGCGCTGGGGCGCTATGGCGCAGAAGATCGTGAGCGGGTGGAAGAAGCTATCTCGCTGGTTGGCCTCAAGCCGTTTGCTTTACGCCTGGTCGACAGCCTCTCCGGTGGCGAGCGCCAGCGTGCATGGATAGCGATGCTGGTGGCGCAGAACAGTCGCTGCCTGCTGCTGGATGAACCTACCTCCGCCCTGGACATTGCCCATCAGGTGGAGGTGCTGGCGCTGATCCAGCGTCTGAGCCGCGAGCGTGGTCTGACAGTTATCGCGGTGCTGCATGATATCAATATGGCTTCCCGTTACTGTGATCATCTGGTGGCGCTGCGCGGTGGCGGAATGATTGCCCAGGGCGATGCTGCGGCAATCATGCAGGCCAGCGTGCTTGATGAAATTTATGGTATCCCGATGGGGATATTGCCTCACCCTAATGGCGGTGCGCCGGTGAGTTTTGTTTACTGA
- the fhuA gene encoding ferrichrome porin FhuA: MTTLSFDRFPLPVNTSKRRLAILVAMTLSSSAFAAGEETITVDASANSAAPQESAWGPAPTIAAKHSATGTKTDTPIEKNPQSVSIVTRQEMDTHQFTSVKQALGYTPGVTISSRGASNTYDFVVIRGFSSRGLNQNNYLDGQKLQGDFYNDAVIDPYMLERVELMRGPTSVLYGKSSPGGIISMVSKRPTTEPLREIQFKMGTDNLMQTGFDFSDALDDDGEFSYRLTGLARSANEQQTNAESQRYAIAPSFTWRPDDKTNFTFLSYFQNEPETGYYGWLPKEGTVEPLPNGGHLSSSFNEGASNNTYSRNQKMVGYTFEHGFNDTFTVRQNLRYAEMKTAQQSVYGTGLCNNSMNGFNSFCQALTPEQRSHNLGRGTIVDHERLQNFSVDTQLESKFATGNMDHTLLTGVDYSRMRNDIFASYGYAPSLDLNNLPGMSDFDFGSAAPYQMNESKQTGIYLQDQAEWDKWVFTLGGRYDWSTQATTVRSDNGYIERKDRQFTWRGGVNYLFDNGITPYFSYSQSFEPNAFSLFSQPRVAYAPSKGEQYEAGVKYVPKDRPIVVTGAVYQLTKTNNLTTDPTNALNQVPSGEIRARGVELESKAALTQNINMTASYTYTEAEYTKDTTLKGTTPPQVPKHMASLWGDYTFNNGAISGLTLGAGGRFVGSSYGDPANTFKVGSAAVMDAVVKYDLGRFGLYGSSLAINVNNLLDREYVASCFATYGCFWGAGRQVVGTATFRF, from the coding sequence ATGACTACTTTGTCTTTTGATCGTTTTCCTTTGCCAGTGAATACCTCAAAGCGTCGGCTGGCGATCCTTGTTGCAATGACTCTCTCTTCTTCAGCTTTTGCCGCTGGTGAAGAAACAATTACCGTTGATGCCAGTGCAAACAGCGCGGCACCTCAGGAAAGCGCATGGGGACCCGCCCCCACTATCGCAGCTAAACACAGTGCTACCGGTACAAAAACAGATACCCCGATCGAAAAAAATCCGCAGTCTGTCTCGATCGTGACCCGCCAGGAGATGGATACCCATCAGTTTACCTCTGTTAAACAGGCGCTGGGCTATACGCCGGGCGTAACGATCAGCAGTCGTGGTGCCTCCAATACCTATGACTTCGTGGTAATTCGCGGATTTTCTTCACGTGGCCTCAACCAGAATAACTATCTGGACGGGCAGAAGTTGCAGGGCGATTTTTATAATGATGCGGTAATCGATCCTTATATGCTGGAGCGTGTTGAGCTGATGCGCGGCCCCACATCGGTTCTGTACGGGAAAAGCAGTCCTGGCGGTATCATCTCCATGGTCAGCAAGCGTCCGACTACGGAACCGCTACGCGAAATCCAGTTCAAGATGGGCACTGACAATCTGATGCAAACCGGTTTTGACTTCAGCGATGCGCTGGATGATGACGGGGAGTTCTCTTATCGCCTGACCGGTCTGGCCCGCTCTGCCAACGAGCAGCAGACCAATGCAGAAAGCCAGCGTTATGCCATCGCGCCTTCTTTCACCTGGCGCCCTGACGACAAGACCAATTTTACCTTCCTCTCCTATTTCCAGAACGAACCTGAAACCGGCTACTACGGCTGGTTGCCGAAAGAAGGGACCGTTGAACCATTGCCGAATGGCGGACACCTTTCATCCAGCTTCAATGAAGGGGCCAGCAATAATACTTACAGCCGCAACCAGAAGATGGTCGGCTATACGTTTGAACATGGTTTCAATGACACTTTCACCGTGCGTCAGAATCTGCGTTACGCAGAGATGAAAACCGCTCAGCAGAGCGTATACGGCACTGGGTTGTGCAATAACTCCATGAACGGTTTCAATTCCTTCTGTCAGGCTCTGACGCCAGAACAGCGGTCGCATAATCTCGGCCGCGGTACCATTGTTGATCATGAACGCCTGCAAAACTTCAGCGTGGATACCCAGCTGGAGAGCAAATTCGCGACGGGAAACATGGATCATACCCTGTTAACCGGCGTGGATTATTCCCGCATGCGTAACGATATCTTCGCGTCGTATGGTTATGCTCCGTCACTGGATCTGAATAACCTGCCAGGCATGAGCGACTTCGATTTTGGGAGCGCAGCGCCTTACCAGATGAACGAATCTAAACAGACGGGGATTTACCTTCAGGATCAGGCCGAGTGGGATAAATGGGTCTTTACCCTGGGCGGTCGTTACGACTGGTCAACTCAGGCCACTACCGTGCGCAGTGACAACGGTTATATCGAACGTAAGGATCGTCAGTTCACCTGGCGTGGTGGTGTGAATTATCTGTTCGATAACGGTATTACCCCTTACTTCAGCTACAGCCAGTCGTTTGAGCCTAATGCCTTCAGCCTGTTCAGCCAGCCGCGCGTTGCTTATGCCCCTTCAAAAGGTGAGCAATATGAAGCCGGTGTGAAATACGTGCCGAAAGACCGGCCAATAGTGGTCACCGGTGCGGTTTATCAGCTGACCAAAACCAATAACCTCACGACTGACCCGACTAATGCATTGAATCAGGTTCCGTCAGGTGAGATCCGCGCCCGTGGTGTTGAACTGGAAAGCAAAGCAGCGCTGACCCAGAACATCAATATGACCGCGTCTTATACCTACACTGAAGCGGAATACACCAAAGACACCACCCTGAAGGGCACCACGCCGCCACAGGTGCCAAAACATATGGCTTCACTGTGGGGAGATTACACCTTCAACAACGGCGCCATCAGCGGCCTGACCCTGGGTGCGGGTGGACGCTTCGTGGGTTCCAGCTATGGCGATCCGGCTAACACCTTCAAGGTTGGCAGTGCTGCGGTGATGGATGCCGTGGTGAAGTATGACCTGGGGCGGTTTGGTCTGTACGGTTCAAGCCTGGCGATTAACGTGAATAACCTGTTGGATCGTGAATACGTGGCCAGCTGCTTCGCAACCTACGGGTGCTTCTGGGGCGCAGGCCGTCAGGTGGTTGGTACCGCCACTTTCCGTTTCTAA
- the fhuD gene encoding Fe(3+)-hydroxamate ABC transporter substrate-binding protein FhuD has product MPDYYRRRLLMAMALAPLLPAWHARAASPVDIQRIISLEWRPTEMLLALGISPLGAADLYNYDLWVGEPKLSDTTVDVGLRTEPNLELMIQMKPSLIVYSSGYGPSVDTINKIAPGMGFPFSDDSGKPLTVARKSLLQLAERIGRMPQAQHHLAEFDAFIAQAKARQAARVQRPLLLISVLDTSHVMVFGKGSLFLEVMEEIGLVNAWHGETTYWGSTLVGIERLASIRDVDVVCFDHGDEKIMQNVTSTPLWKSMPFVRENRFRRVPQVWFYGGTLSAMRFCRLLDHALEAA; this is encoded by the coding sequence ATGCCGGATTATTACCGCCGCCGTTTATTGATGGCGATGGCACTTGCGCCTTTACTGCCTGCCTGGCATGCCCGGGCAGCCTCACCAGTCGATATTCAGCGCATTATCAGCCTGGAGTGGCGACCTACTGAAATGCTGCTGGCGTTGGGCATTTCTCCCCTTGGTGCCGCTGACCTGTATAATTACGATCTGTGGGTGGGGGAGCCCAAACTGTCAGACACCACCGTTGATGTCGGGCTGCGCACTGAACCTAATCTGGAGTTGATGATCCAGATGAAGCCCTCGCTGATTGTTTACTCCTCCGGCTATGGCCCTTCCGTTGACACCATCAATAAAATCGCCCCAGGCATGGGGTTCCCTTTCAGTGATGACAGCGGCAAGCCCCTGACTGTAGCCCGTAAATCCCTTCTGCAACTCGCCGAAAGAATTGGAAGGATGCCTCAGGCTCAACATCATCTTGCTGAATTTGATGCGTTTATCGCGCAGGCGAAAGCACGCCAGGCCGCCAGGGTACAACGCCCGTTGTTACTGATCTCCGTGCTGGATACCAGCCATGTGATGGTGTTTGGCAAAGGCAGCCTGTTCCTGGAAGTGATGGAAGAGATTGGCCTGGTGAATGCCTGGCACGGCGAGACCACCTACTGGGGAAGTACGCTGGTGGGTATCGAGCGGCTGGCCTCGATCCGTGATGTGGACGTGGTCTGTTTCGATCATGGCGACGAAAAGATCATGCAAAATGTGACCTCGACACCGCTGTGGAAATCCATGCCTTTTGTGCGTGAAAACCGGTTCCGTCGGGTGCCTCAGGTGTGGTTTTACGGTGGAACACTGTCGGCCATGCGCTTCTGCCGCCTGTTAGATCACGCGCTGGAGGCAGCATGA